The proteins below come from a single Phycisphaeraceae bacterium genomic window:
- a CDS encoding SRPBCC family protein, with product MKILLSTQIDAPPELVFARATDFANAADTISGITRIEMLTPGPTAVGTRFRETRVMFGKEHSETLEVTALDPGRSVTLGCMSCGAEYVSEFRFEPSAGGTHATLEVNSKPVTFMAKLMVPVCAMMKKSMSAMMAKDLDDLKTAAERDTAAASQA from the coding sequence ATGAAGATCCTGCTCTCGACCCAGATCGACGCCCCGCCCGAACTCGTCTTCGCCCGCGCGACCGATTTCGCAAACGCCGCCGACACCATCAGCGGTATCACGCGCATCGAAATGCTCACGCCCGGCCCCACCGCCGTCGGCACACGCTTCCGCGAAACCCGCGTCATGTTCGGCAAGGAACACTCTGAGACGCTCGAAGTCACAGCGCTCGACCCCGGCCGCAGCGTCACGCTCGGGTGCATGTCGTGCGGGGCCGAGTATGTCTCCGAGTTTCGCTTCGAGCCCAGCGCCGGCGGCACGCACGCCACGCTCGAAGTCAACTCGAAGCCCGTGACCTTCATGGCCAAGCTCATGGTGCCTGTGTGCGCCATGATGAAAAAGAGCATGAGCGCGATGATGGCCAAGGACCTTGACGACCTCAAGACCGCCGCCGAACGCGACACCGCCGCCGCAAGCCAGGCCTAA
- a CDS encoding DUF2207 domain-containing protein, translating into MLAHRCLALFVLMLSVSLACAQGERILRFESDIEVFADRRMRVTEKIVVRAEGKRIQRGIYRDLPTLYTGPMLLRVQVPFEVVSVTRNGQSEPFAIELLGRGLRVRIGDASRMLSHGEHTYTITYETAEQLGFFESHDELYWHVTGNEWGFAIESIVARVTLPAGVERDAIRLDAFTGLKGETKKDFVASVDDEGRAVFETTRAQPVGGNMSIVVGWPKGVVAPKAFAERAGQLVQANLAGVVGLCGLVLLWVYYHVQWMRVGRDPKPGLIAPSSEPPTDLSPAACRYIKRMKYDPKCFAAAVFNLAVESVVTVEEIDKKFTIHRTQPSGAIGGGARNRLRGTFADEREIEQELTRHESLKLESKNHTRVSSIIKRHEQSLRDAFYGRMFNHHRKEWAAGLLVALVAGGSSLVFLPPHTIPVALFLSAWLSIWTVGVVVLVWGAVQAWSRARTSIAAIPGAIAISAFAVPFIAAECIAIYMISTLSSALMVPLLVGIGLLIFVYAHLLKAPSLEGREALDRISALEAYLKSDEHRAPRLDEHRLELLLPYAVALGLEGEWQEWLAKVAQDAGTRDRGEDDQQAMRLYPWYLGTYRPGMFASSIGSSITSALSTSSSAPGSSSGFSGGSSGGGGGGGGGGGGGW; encoded by the coding sequence ATGCTTGCACATCGATGTTTGGCCTTGTTCGTTCTGATGCTGTCGGTCAGTCTCGCGTGCGCCCAGGGCGAGCGCATCCTTCGGTTCGAGTCCGACATCGAGGTCTTTGCCGATCGTCGCATGCGTGTGACTGAGAAGATCGTGGTTCGGGCCGAGGGGAAGAGGATTCAGCGCGGGATATACCGCGATCTTCCGACGTTGTACACGGGTCCGATGCTGTTGCGTGTGCAGGTGCCCTTCGAGGTGGTGAGTGTGACGCGCAACGGACAGAGCGAGCCGTTCGCGATCGAGCTTCTCGGGCGGGGACTGCGCGTCCGCATCGGCGATGCGTCGCGCATGCTGAGCCATGGCGAGCATACATACACGATCACGTATGAGACGGCGGAGCAACTTGGCTTCTTCGAGTCGCACGACGAGTTGTACTGGCATGTGACGGGCAACGAGTGGGGGTTTGCGATCGAATCGATCGTGGCGCGCGTGACGCTGCCGGCTGGTGTGGAGCGCGATGCGATCCGGCTCGATGCATTCACCGGGCTCAAGGGCGAGACGAAGAAGGACTTTGTTGCATCGGTCGACGATGAGGGGCGCGCGGTCTTCGAGACGACTCGTGCGCAGCCTGTGGGTGGGAATATGAGCATTGTCGTGGGCTGGCCCAAGGGCGTCGTTGCGCCCAAAGCGTTTGCCGAGCGTGCGGGGCAGCTGGTGCAGGCGAATCTTGCAGGTGTGGTGGGGCTGTGCGGGCTGGTGCTGTTGTGGGTGTATTACCACGTGCAGTGGATGCGTGTGGGGCGCGACCCGAAGCCGGGGCTCATCGCGCCGAGCAGCGAACCGCCAACGGACCTCTCGCCTGCGGCGTGTCGTTATATCAAACGCATGAAGTACGACCCAAAGTGCTTCGCGGCTGCGGTGTTCAACCTCGCGGTCGAAAGCGTGGTGACGGTGGAAGAAATCGACAAGAAGTTCACGATTCATCGCACGCAGCCATCGGGCGCAATCGGGGGCGGGGCGCGCAATCGCCTGCGCGGCACCTTTGCTGATGAACGCGAGATCGAGCAGGAACTGACCAGGCACGAGTCGCTCAAACTCGAGAGCAAGAATCACACTCGCGTTTCATCGATCATAAAACGACACGAGCAGTCGTTGCGCGACGCCTTTTATGGGCGCATGTTCAATCACCATCGCAAGGAGTGGGCTGCAGGGCTGCTGGTCGCGCTGGTGGCGGGCGGTTCATCGCTGGTGTTTCTGCCGCCTCACACTATCCCGGTGGCGTTGTTTCTCAGTGCGTGGCTTTCGATCTGGACGGTCGGGGTGGTTGTGCTGGTCTGGGGTGCGGTGCAGGCGTGGAGCAGGGCGCGCACGAGCATTGCGGCGATTCCGGGCGCGATCGCGATATCCGCGTTTGCGGTTCCGTTCATTGCGGCCGAGTGCATTGCGATCTACATGATTTCGACCTTGAGCAGCGCGCTGATGGTGCCGCTGCTGGTCGGGATCGGCCTGCTGATCTTTGTGTATGCCCACTTGCTCAAGGCTCCGTCGCTCGAGGGGCGCGAAGCACTCGACCGGATCAGCGCGCTCGAAGCGTACCTCAAGAGCGACGAGCACCGCGCCCCGCGACTCGACGAACACCGTCTTGAACTGCTGCTGCCCTATGCCGTGGCGCTCGGGCTCGAGGGCGAATGGCAGGAGTGGCTTGCGAAGGTCGCGCAAGACGCGGGCACGCGAGATCGCGGCGAGGACGATCAGCAGGCGATGCGTCTGTACCCGTGGTACCTGGGAACCTATCGGCCCGGTATGTTTGCTTCGTCGATCGGGTCATCAATCACGTCGGCACTTTCGACATCATCGAGCGCGCCCGGCTCATCGAGCGGGTTCAGCGGCGGATCGTCGGGAGGGGGTGGCGGTGGAGGTGGTGGCGGCGGGGGCGGGTGGTGA
- the recA gene encoding recombinase RecA — MAKATAPAATLEAKPENDKQKAQALQRAVGQIEKAFGKGSIMRLDEDAYLAIPGISTGAISLDLALGGRGIPRGRIVEIFGPESSGKTTLALTVVANAQKNGGVAAFIDAEHALDPTWARKIGVNIDDLLVSQPDTGEQALDICELLVRSNAVDIIVVDSVAALIPKAEIEGDMGDTHVGLQARLMSQAMRKLTGVIARSSATVIFINQIREKIGVMFGSPETTPGGRALKFYSSIRIDIRRTGSIKEGEETVGNRTRARVVKNKVAPPFRQAEFDIMFNEGISLTGDMIDLAVECEICQKSGAWFSYGDVRLGQGRENSKKFLAENPELMAEIRRAVLELKAPRPTKISPVDLDTGEVLEDDE, encoded by the coding sequence ATGGCCAAGGCCACCGCTCCCGCTGCAACTCTCGAAGCCAAGCCCGAAAACGACAAGCAGAAGGCACAAGCACTTCAGCGGGCCGTCGGGCAGATCGAAAAGGCATTCGGCAAAGGCTCGATCATGCGTCTGGACGAAGACGCATATCTGGCCATCCCCGGCATCTCGACCGGAGCAATCTCACTCGATCTGGCTCTCGGCGGACGCGGCATTCCCCGCGGCCGCATCGTCGAAATCTTCGGCCCTGAATCTTCCGGCAAAACCACACTCGCCCTCACCGTCGTCGCCAACGCCCAGAAAAACGGCGGCGTCGCGGCCTTCATCGACGCCGAGCACGCCCTCGACCCCACCTGGGCCCGCAAGATCGGTGTCAACATCGACGACCTGCTCGTCAGCCAGCCCGACACCGGCGAACAGGCGCTCGACATCTGCGAACTGCTCGTCCGGTCCAACGCTGTCGACATCATCGTCGTCGACTCTGTCGCCGCCCTCATTCCCAAAGCCGAAATCGAAGGCGACATGGGCGACACGCACGTCGGGCTTCAGGCTCGCCTCATGAGCCAGGCCATGCGCAAACTCACCGGCGTCATCGCACGATCGAGCGCGACCGTCATCTTCATCAACCAGATTCGCGAAAAGATCGGCGTCATGTTCGGCAGCCCCGAGACCACCCCCGGCGGCCGCGCGCTCAAGTTCTACTCCTCCATCCGCATCGATATCCGCCGCACAGGATCCATTAAGGAAGGCGAAGAAACCGTCGGCAACCGCACCCGCGCCCGCGTCGTCAAGAACAAGGTCGCACCCCCATTCCGCCAGGCCGAGTTTGACATCATGTTCAACGAAGGCATCAGCCTGACAGGCGACATGATCGACCTCGCGGTCGAGTGCGAGATCTGCCAGAAATCCGGCGCGTGGTTCAGCTATGGCGATGTCCGCCTCGGCCAGGGACGCGAGAACTCCAAGAAGTTCCTCGCCGAAAACCCGGAACTTATGGCCGAGATCCGCCGCGCAGTCCTCGAACTCAAAGCACCACGCCCAACCAAAATTTCCCCCGTCGATCTTGACACCGGCGAAGTGCTCGAAGACGACGAATAA
- a CDS encoding NADH-quinone oxidoreductase subunit C: MTTPHLDHPTFARVKAAFRDHPFSATEFRGQSTLVVKPEHLFEVMKFLRDDEACKYNFLSDVIGIDYLDYPSPMMGRFAVVYNLCSYERTDRFYVKTFLNPSLPTDGIEEDPALWLDSMCPLWAGAEWTEREVFDMYGIRFRNHPDLRRILTWEAFPGHPLRKDYPLRGRGERESYRIVDRTSS; the protein is encoded by the coding sequence ATGACAACTCCACATCTGGACCATCCGACCTTTGCCCGTGTGAAGGCAGCGTTTCGCGACCATCCGTTTTCAGCGACGGAGTTTCGCGGGCAGTCGACGCTGGTCGTCAAGCCTGAGCATCTGTTCGAGGTGATGAAGTTCCTGCGCGATGATGAGGCGTGCAAGTACAATTTTCTTTCGGATGTGATTGGGATCGACTATCTGGACTACCCATCGCCGATGATGGGGCGGTTTGCGGTGGTGTACAACTTGTGCTCGTATGAGCGCACGGATCGGTTCTATGTGAAGACCTTCCTGAACCCGTCTCTTCCGACGGACGGAATCGAAGAAGATCCGGCGTTGTGGCTCGACAGCATGTGCCCGCTCTGGGCCGGTGCCGAGTGGACCGAGCGAGAGGTCTTTGACATGTACGGCATCCGATTTCGGAATCACCCGGACCTGCGTCGGATTCTGACGTGGGAGGCATTCCCGGGGCATCCGTTGCGCAAGGACTACCCGCTGCGTGGCCGGGGCGAGCGTGAGTCGTACCGGATTGTTGATCGTACTTCGAGTTGA
- a CDS encoding PD40 domain-containing protein: protein MSSRIYSGLLSLDLPAESAPGQQSAHTVNIHQISFAHDGANFDPKVSRDGQTLVFSSTQHRATSDIYMQRVGSRVVSRLTDDPAHDVMPAISPDGSRIAFSSNRSGSWDIFVMPITGGKAVQITSEAANDLHPSWSPDGQKLVFSRLGTTSGRWELWVVDVFNAAQTEFIGYGLFPEWSPLPATGFAGADQILFQRSRERGKRTFSIWTLDYNRSTHQASNETEVVSNPAYALINPTWSPDAARIVYAAVPNPEEWSGRADIAPTSASLWMVGVDGRGQVNLTSGSSVDLMPAWGGNGRVFFVSNRGGVENLWSLEIAPAILAATGELPKGGETFTSAPADRE, encoded by the coding sequence ATGTCGTCGCGGATCTATAGCGGGCTGCTTTCGCTCGATCTCCCGGCAGAATCTGCGCCTGGCCAGCAGTCGGCGCACACGGTCAACATCCACCAGATCAGTTTCGCGCACGACGGTGCGAACTTCGACCCGAAGGTCAGCCGCGACGGGCAGACGCTGGTGTTCTCCAGCACCCAGCATCGCGCAACATCCGACATTTACATGCAGCGTGTCGGAAGCCGCGTTGTTTCACGCCTCACCGACGACCCGGCCCACGATGTGATGCCAGCCATCAGCCCGGATGGTTCGCGTATCGCGTTTTCCAGCAATCGCTCGGGAAGTTGGGACATCTTCGTCATGCCCATCACCGGCGGAAAAGCAGTCCAGATCACCAGCGAAGCCGCCAACGATCTGCATCCGAGCTGGAGCCCGGACGGACAGAAACTGGTCTTTTCCCGCCTCGGAACCACCAGCGGACGTTGGGAACTCTGGGTCGTGGATGTTTTCAATGCAGCTCAGACCGAGTTCATCGGCTACGGCCTGTTCCCCGAATGGAGCCCCCTGCCCGCGACTGGCTTTGCCGGCGCCGATCAGATTCTGTTCCAGCGCAGCCGCGAGCGTGGCAAGCGGACATTCAGCATCTGGACCCTCGATTACAACCGATCGACACATCAGGCCAGCAACGAGACTGAGGTTGTCTCCAACCCTGCGTACGCACTGATCAATCCGACGTGGAGCCCCGACGCAGCGCGCATTGTCTACGCGGCCGTTCCAAACCCCGAGGAATGGAGTGGTCGTGCCGATATTGCGCCGACCAGCGCGTCGCTGTGGATGGTCGGAGTCGATGGCCGAGGACAGGTCAACCTCACGAGCGGCTCGTCGGTCGATCTCATGCCCGCCTGGGGCGGCAACGGGCGTGTCTTCTTCGTCTCGAATCGAGGAGGTGTCGAAAACCTCTGGTCGCTCGAGATCGCTCCGGCAATTCTTGCTGCCACCGGTGAACTTCCCAAGGGGGGCGAAACATTCACTTCGGCCCCGGCCGACAGAGAATGA
- a CDS encoding tyrosine recombinase XerC produces MNTLPITDAFASYLTDERRFSPYTARCYGADLRQFVEFLSEEFGIEPDSVSEGKALEAARAVYGQPLPKPETVAGSITPKTVTELVCEGSAETVRTFLAFLGEQKYSAATMARKIATLRSFYKWADRQRLVATNPMALIRTPRQSKRLPKAITIDQVERLLSAPDDNDVLGRRDRAMLETLYSTGVRVSELVGLNLADLDLAGEGLHVRGKGKKERAVPLGSHALNAIRRYIELVEKDQRYASIWSQSIAGGGKGPLFLNKHGKRLSSRSVRRKLDKYLRSVGLDPTISPHTLRHSFATHLLDNGADLRSVQELLGHQSLSTTQVYTHLTSQRITEAYKGAHPRAEAS; encoded by the coding sequence ATGAACACACTGCCGATCACCGACGCCTTTGCCAGTTATCTGACCGACGAACGCCGATTCAGCCCGTATACAGCCCGTTGCTACGGGGCGGATCTGCGACAGTTTGTCGAGTTTCTGAGCGAAGAGTTCGGCATCGAGCCTGATTCTGTCAGCGAAGGGAAGGCCCTCGAAGCCGCCCGCGCGGTGTATGGCCAACCTCTGCCCAAGCCCGAGACCGTGGCCGGATCGATCACCCCCAAAACGGTGACCGAACTGGTCTGCGAGGGGTCAGCCGAGACTGTGCGCACATTCCTGGCGTTCCTTGGTGAGCAGAAGTACTCGGCTGCGACGATGGCGCGCAAGATTGCGACGCTGCGGTCGTTCTACAAGTGGGCCGACCGGCAGCGACTTGTGGCGACGAACCCGATGGCGCTGATTCGCACGCCTCGGCAGTCCAAGCGTCTGCCCAAGGCCATCACGATCGATCAGGTTGAGCGTCTGCTTTCGGCTCCCGATGACAACGACGTGCTCGGGCGGCGCGATCGGGCGATGCTCGAGACGCTGTACTCGACGGGAGTGCGCGTGAGCGAACTTGTGGGCCTGAATCTCGCGGACCTTGATCTGGCGGGCGAAGGGCTGCATGTGCGCGGCAAGGGAAAGAAGGAACGCGCAGTGCCTCTGGGCTCTCATGCGCTCAATGCCATTCGCAGGTATATCGAACTGGTTGAGAAGGATCAGCGGTATGCGTCGATCTGGTCGCAGTCGATCGCCGGCGGAGGCAAGGGCCCACTGTTTCTCAATAAGCATGGCAAGAGGTTGAGTTCGCGGTCCGTTCGCCGCAAGCTGGACAAGTACCTGCGTTCGGTGGGGCTCGACCCGACGATCAGCCCGCACACGCTGAGGCACAGTTTCGCAACTCATCTGCTCGACAACGGGGCGGACCTTCGCAGCGTGCAGGAACTGCTCGGGCATCAGTCGCTGAGCACGACGCAGGTGTACACACACCTGACCAGCCAGCGTATCACTGAGGCCTACAAGGGCGCACACCCGCGTGCCGAAGCCAGTTGA
- the folK gene encoding 2-amino-4-hydroxy-6-hydroxymethyldihydropteridine diphosphokinase → MLHPESIACIGLGSNIEPRHERILAAIEALRHLPGIQVQAVSSLHETDPVGPVPQGRYVNAAAVLRTTLSPHALLEALLAVERSLGRDRSNSLRWGPRTIDLDLLIVGSVQLHDPNLTIPHPHLAERAFVLEPLAEIAPDQLVPGLDRTVRELLNNLRGAMECSPGASP, encoded by the coding sequence ATGCTGCACCCTGAGTCAATCGCCTGCATCGGTCTGGGTTCGAATATCGAGCCTCGGCACGAGCGCATTCTCGCCGCGATCGAAGCCCTCCGTCACCTGCCCGGCATTCAGGTTCAAGCCGTGTCCAGCCTGCACGAGACTGACCCCGTCGGCCCCGTGCCACAGGGGCGATACGTCAATGCCGCTGCCGTGCTGCGGACCACGCTATCCCCGCACGCCTTGCTCGAAGCACTCCTCGCGGTCGAACGCAGCCTGGGCCGAGACCGAAGCAATAGTTTGCGGTGGGGGCCTCGCACAATAGATCTCGATCTGCTCATCGTGGGGTCGGTTCAACTCCACGACCCCAACCTGACAATCCCGCACCCGCACCTGGCCGAAAGGGCTTTCGTGCTCGAACCACTGGCCGAAATCGCGCCCGACCAACTTGTGCCGGGTCTTGACCGGACCGTTCGCGAGTTACTCAATAACCTCCGAGGGGCGATGGAGTGTTCTCCCGGAGCCTCGCCATGA
- a CDS encoding FliA/WhiG family RNA polymerase sigma factor, which produces MPATETSTRSSTRTLGRHVARRFEQTNTGTPFDQRPIEEIWVEYRDSQDNEPRRREIRNYLLQRYLHLVPFVAERIHARLPDEVEVDDLMSVGIFGLMNAIDAYDIDRAVKFETYSAQRIRGAILDELRSMDWVPRLVRQRTARFDQTRMRIEMETGDKATNEEISQRLGLSRDEFEKYLRDSRAVGMSSITRRSMPSDSVRDMRELDIIKDDGQCDPISELQQRDLKELLTKGLTRAERLIVILYYYEGMTMKEIGATLDLSESRVSQMHSSILQRLKALMQFRARELEPVR; this is translated from the coding sequence ATGCCAGCGACCGAAACCTCGACGAGGTCAAGCACCCGCACTTTGGGTCGTCACGTAGCACGCCGTTTCGAACAGACCAACACTGGTACGCCGTTCGACCAGCGCCCCATCGAAGAAATCTGGGTCGAGTATCGCGACTCGCAGGACAACGAGCCCAGGCGGCGCGAGATCCGCAACTACCTCCTTCAGCGATACCTGCACCTTGTCCCCTTCGTCGCCGAGCGAATTCACGCACGCCTGCCCGACGAGGTCGAAGTCGACGACCTGATGAGCGTGGGCATCTTCGGGCTGATGAACGCCATCGACGCCTACGACATCGATCGGGCCGTCAAGTTCGAGACCTACTCCGCCCAGCGCATCCGGGGAGCGATCCTCGATGAGTTGCGTTCGATGGACTGGGTGCCGCGTCTGGTTCGCCAGCGCACCGCACGTTTCGACCAGACCCGCATGCGCATCGAGATGGAAACTGGCGACAAGGCCACCAACGAAGAGATCTCGCAACGTCTGGGCCTGAGCCGCGACGAGTTCGAAAAGTATCTCCGCGACTCGCGCGCCGTCGGCATGTCCAGCATCACCCGCCGCTCGATGCCCTCCGACAGCGTCCGCGACATGCGCGAACTCGACATCATCAAGGACGACGGCCAGTGCGACCCGATCTCTGAACTCCAGCAGCGCGACCTCAAGGAACTGCTGACCAAAGGCCTCACCCGGGCCGAACGACTCATCGTCATCCTCTACTACTACGAAGGCATGACCATGAAGGAAATCGGCGCCACGCTCGACCTGTCCGAATCGCGCGTCAGCCAGATGCACAGTTCGATCCTCCAGAGGCTCAAGGCCCTCATGCAGTTCCGGGCACGCGAACTCGAACCAGTCCGCTGA
- the flhA gene encoding flagellar biosynthesis protein FlhA codes for MSPSSPNSFDGLIRRLSAHRGLIVPVAFVLLLMVLLVPLPPVLLDILIAINISLAVIVLLTTIYLNRALEFSVFPSLLLGVTLFRLVLNIASTRLILTADAASPAEAIGVAGQVISAFGSFVAGDSLFVGVIIFLILMIVQFMVVTKGAGRISEVAARFTLDAMPGKQMAIDSDLSAGLIDEAEARTRRDEVSREADFFGAMDGASKFVKGDAIAGIIITAINILGGFAVGAIERGWPAGQTAQVFTKLTIGDGLTSQMPSFVIAIASALIVTRSGSKKDLGEELTSQLISQPRGIVITAAFLALLSLTPLPTVPLLATAMVLGGIAFMMRRFRRADAATEAAMQADAASTSHEPPPVETLLKVDVLELEVGYGLVPLIDVNQGGTLLDRISAVRRQLAAELGLVMPPVRIRDNMQLQSGEYRIKIRGSTIASGSLHPELLMAMDSGIAMGTIDGIPTREPAFGLEARWIQPEQQPRAESLNYTVVDPTSVLATHMTEVVRTHADELLTREEVNNLLEGLKSKSPKLVEEAVPAIVKIGELQKVLQNLLRERVPIRDLETVLEVLADWGTKTRDTDVLTEYVRNGLKRSICQAHAVTSETGKPRIVCVTIDPELEDQIEGFVDRTGGVTTVNMPSRVANQIAQRLSDAIEKGLTRTGASPVIIASPRVRAVVRQIIEGSLPTVSVLGYNEILSGVEIESVELVGAATSASAA; via the coding sequence GTGTCACCGAGTTCGCCAAACAGTTTTGACGGTTTGATCCGCCGCCTGAGTGCGCACCGAGGGCTGATCGTTCCCGTCGCGTTTGTGCTGCTTTTGATGGTCCTGCTTGTCCCTTTGCCGCCGGTGCTGCTGGATATTCTCATCGCGATCAACATTTCGCTCGCAGTGATCGTCCTTCTGACCACGATCTACCTGAATCGAGCCCTTGAATTCTCGGTGTTTCCGTCTCTTCTTCTGGGCGTGACATTGTTTCGCCTCGTCCTCAATATCGCATCGACGCGCCTCATTCTGACCGCCGATGCAGCCAGCCCGGCCGAAGCGATCGGCGTAGCCGGACAGGTCATCAGCGCGTTCGGCTCGTTCGTCGCCGGTGATTCGCTGTTCGTTGGGGTCATCATCTTTCTGATTCTGATGATCGTGCAGTTCATGGTCGTCACGAAGGGTGCCGGCCGCATCAGCGAAGTCGCAGCCCGCTTCACGCTCGATGCGATGCCAGGCAAGCAGATGGCCATCGATTCGGACCTGAGCGCCGGGCTCATCGACGAGGCCGAAGCACGCACGCGCCGCGATGAGGTTTCCCGCGAGGCCGACTTTTTTGGTGCGATGGACGGTGCCAGCAAGTTCGTCAAGGGCGACGCGATTGCCGGCATCATCATCACCGCGATCAATATCCTCGGCGGATTCGCCGTCGGAGCGATTGAACGAGGGTGGCCCGCCGGTCAAACCGCACAGGTGTTCACGAAACTGACCATCGGCGACGGCTTGACAAGTCAGATGCCTTCGTTCGTTATCGCCATTGCCTCAGCCCTGATTGTCACCCGTTCCGGTTCAAAGAAGGATCTCGGCGAAGAACTCACAAGCCAGCTCATCAGCCAGCCGCGCGGCATTGTCATTACGGCTGCCTTCCTGGCGCTGCTCAGTCTGACGCCTCTGCCCACTGTGCCATTGCTCGCGACAGCGATGGTTCTCGGTGGAATCGCGTTCATGATGCGGCGTTTCCGTCGGGCCGACGCCGCCACTGAAGCCGCGATGCAAGCCGACGCTGCATCCACATCGCATGAACCCCCGCCCGTCGAGACCCTTCTCAAGGTCGATGTGCTTGAACTCGAAGTCGGCTACGGCCTCGTGCCGCTGATCGACGTCAACCAGGGGGGCACGCTGCTCGATCGCATCAGCGCTGTTCGCCGGCAACTGGCGGCCGAACTGGGTCTGGTCATGCCTCCCGTGCGCATCCGCGACAACATGCAGTTGCAATCCGGCGAATATCGCATCAAGATCCGGGGCAGCACGATCGCCTCGGGATCGCTGCACCCCGAATTGCTCATGGCCATGGATTCGGGTATCGCGATGGGCACGATCGACGGCATTCCCACTCGCGAGCCTGCCTTCGGCCTCGAAGCGCGTTGGATCCAGCCCGAACAGCAACCCCGCGCCGAATCGCTCAACTACACCGTTGTCGATCCGACCAGCGTACTAGCCACGCACATGACCGAAGTCGTTCGCACGCATGCCGACGAACTTCTGACTCGCGAAGAAGTCAACAACCTTCTCGAAGGCCTCAAGTCCAAGTCGCCCAAACTGGTCGAGGAGGCCGTTCCTGCGATCGTCAAAATCGGCGAACTCCAGAAGGTCCTCCAGAACCTCCTTCGCGAGCGTGTCCCGATTCGTGACCTTGAAACCGTGCTCGAGGTCCTCGCCGACTGGGGCACAAAAACCCGCGATACAGATGTCCTGACCGAGTACGTTCGCAATGGGCTCAAACGCTCGATCTGTCAAGCCCATGCGGTCACCTCAGAAACCGGCAAGCCACGCATCGTCTGCGTCACCATCGACCCCGAACTCGAAGATCAGATCGAAGGGTTTGTTGATCGCACCGGCGGCGTCACCACGGTCAACATGCCTTCCCGCGTCGCCAACCAGATCGCGCAACGCTTGTCCGACGCGATAGAAAAGGGCCTGACCAGAACCGGCGCTTCCCCCGTGATCATCGCATCGCCTCGCGTGCGAGCTGTTGTGCGCCAGATCATCGAAGGCTCGCTCCCGACTGTCTCAGTCCTGGGCTACAACGAAATCCTCAGCGGCGTCGAGATTGAATCCGTCGAACTCGTTGGTGCCGCGACTTCCGCTTCGGCAGCCTGA